The Comamonas sp. GB3 AK4-5 genome includes a region encoding these proteins:
- a CDS encoding M20 aminoacylase family protein, whose amino-acid sequence MLNTLSHSPQPESPDIAPYLGKLVAFRRDLHAHPELKFEEHRTADRIAAYLGALGLPVHRGLAQTGIVATIQGRKPAAGAAVRSIGIRADMDALPVQELNSFAHKSTHEGRMHACGHDGHTAMLLGAATLLAKQADFEGTVHLIFQPGEEGGAGARVMMEEGLFTRFPCDAVFALHNWPSLPSGAMGVRVGAIMASANRFEIRVQGRGGHAAMPHTTIDPIPVACAIVGQLQTLVSRATDPLDSVALTVGKIASGTVENIIPDDAAIYGTCRTLSPQTLQRMLDGVERIATHVAAAHGATATVLWKPGYPSTCNTRDEARFMGEVMRELVGDAHAHTDVQPAMTAEDFGFILEQVPGAYGFIGNGANGQPGVNLHSPSYDFNDDNIALGARFWDRLVRRWFATTHKETQ is encoded by the coding sequence ATGCTGAACACCTTGTCTCACTCTCCTCAGCCTGAAAGTCCCGACATCGCTCCCTATCTGGGAAAGCTGGTCGCGTTTCGCCGCGATCTGCATGCGCATCCCGAGCTGAAGTTTGAGGAGCACCGCACGGCCGACAGGATTGCGGCCTATCTGGGGGCGCTGGGCCTGCCGGTGCACCGAGGGCTGGCACAGACCGGCATCGTGGCCACCATCCAGGGGCGCAAACCCGCTGCTGGCGCCGCTGTGCGCTCCATCGGCATTCGGGCCGACATGGATGCCTTGCCGGTGCAGGAGCTGAACAGCTTTGCGCACAAGAGCACGCACGAAGGCCGCATGCATGCCTGCGGCCATGATGGCCACACGGCCATGCTGCTGGGGGCGGCCACCTTGCTGGCCAAACAAGCGGATTTTGAAGGCACGGTGCACCTGATTTTTCAGCCTGGAGAAGAGGGCGGCGCAGGTGCGCGGGTCATGATGGAAGAGGGACTTTTCACCCGGTTCCCCTGCGATGCGGTCTTTGCCCTGCACAACTGGCCCTCGTTGCCCTCAGGGGCCATGGGGGTGCGGGTGGGAGCCATCATGGCCTCGGCCAACCGCTTCGAGATTCGTGTGCAAGGGCGTGGCGGGCATGCGGCCATGCCGCACACCACCATAGACCCCATCCCTGTGGCGTGCGCCATCGTCGGCCAGTTGCAGACCCTGGTCTCGCGGGCCACGGATCCGCTCGACAGCGTGGCGCTCACGGTCGGAAAGATAGCGTCCGGCACGGTGGAGAACATCATTCCGGACGATGCCGCCATCTATGGAACCTGCCGCACATTGTCTCCCCAGACGCTGCAGCGCATGCTGGACGGGGTTGAGCGCATCGCAACGCATGTGGCCGCCGCGCATGGCGCCACGGCCACGGTGCTGTGGAAGCCGGGCTACCCCAGCACCTGCAACACCCGGGATGAAGCACGCTTCATGGGCGAGGTGATGCGCGAGCTGGTGGGGGATGCCCATGCGCACACCGATGTGCAGCCCGCCATGACGGCCGAGGACTTCGGTTTCATACTCGAACAGGTGCCGGGCGCCTACGGCTTCATAGGCAATGGCGCCAATGGCCAGCCGGGCGTCAACCTGCACAGCCCGAGCTACGACTTCAACGACGACAACATTGCATTGGGCGCCCGTTTCTGGGACCGCCTGGTGCGCCGCTGGTTTGCCACCACCCACAAGGAGACACAATGA
- a CDS encoding NAD-dependent succinate-semialdehyde dehydrogenase gives MTYPDTQLFIDGRWRPASGGATLPVLNPATGAEIGRVACASRDDLDAALAAAQRGFAVWRDMLPVARGKIMRQAAALLRERAADIAHVLTQEQGKPLAEAKAETLAAADSIEWFADEGLRVYGRLVPSRRDQAIRQTVVRDPLGPVAAFTPWNFPINQLVLKLGPALAAGCSVIAKAAEETPAAPAALVAALADAGLPAGVLGLVYGNPGEISNYLIAHPVVRKVTFTGSTAVGKQLAALAGAHMKRVTMELGGHAPVIVCEDADLDLAVQSAGFAKFRNAGQVCISPTRFLVHESVVQPFSDALARYAAGVKVGNGLEAHTEMGPLANPRRLTAMAELVDDALQQGAQLLAGGKRMGDSGNFWAPTVLAEVPLTARVFNEEPFGPIASIRSFTDLQEAITEANRLPFGLAGYGFTESLKHADLLSRKVEVGMMWLNMPASTSPELPFGGLKDSGYGSEGGPEALDAYLSVRSVVVRNH, from the coding sequence ATGACTTATCCCGATACGCAACTTTTTATTGATGGCCGCTGGCGGCCTGCATCCGGCGGCGCGACGCTGCCGGTTTTGAATCCGGCAACCGGCGCGGAGATAGGCCGTGTCGCTTGCGCCAGCCGTGATGATCTCGATGCCGCACTGGCCGCGGCGCAGCGCGGTTTCGCGGTGTGGCGCGACATGCTGCCCGTAGCGCGCGGCAAGATCATGCGCCAGGCAGCGGCGTTGCTGCGTGAACGTGCGGCCGACATTGCCCATGTTTTGACGCAGGAGCAGGGCAAGCCGCTGGCAGAGGCCAAGGCAGAGACCTTGGCGGCGGCCGACAGCATCGAGTGGTTTGCGGACGAAGGCCTTCGCGTCTACGGGCGCCTTGTTCCATCACGGCGCGACCAGGCCATACGGCAAACCGTGGTGCGCGATCCGCTGGGGCCGGTGGCCGCTTTCACGCCCTGGAACTTTCCCATCAACCAGCTGGTGCTCAAGCTGGGCCCGGCACTGGCTGCGGGTTGTTCGGTGATCGCCAAGGCCGCAGAAGAAACGCCGGCCGCACCTGCGGCCTTGGTGGCTGCGTTGGCCGATGCGGGATTGCCTGCAGGTGTGCTGGGGCTGGTGTATGGCAACCCCGGCGAGATATCGAACTACCTCATTGCCCACCCCGTGGTGCGCAAGGTCACGTTCACCGGATCTACCGCAGTGGGCAAGCAGCTGGCGGCGCTGGCAGGCGCGCATATGAAGCGCGTGACCATGGAGCTGGGCGGCCATGCTCCGGTGATTGTTTGCGAGGATGCCGATCTGGACCTGGCGGTGCAGTCGGCGGGCTTTGCCAAATTCCGCAACGCGGGGCAGGTCTGCATTTCCCCCACACGTTTTCTGGTACACGAGAGCGTGGTCCAGCCATTTTCCGATGCACTGGCGCGCTACGCGGCCGGCGTGAAGGTGGGCAATGGGCTGGAGGCGCACACGGAGATGGGGCCGCTGGCCAACCCCAGGCGGCTGACGGCGATGGCCGAGCTGGTGGACGACGCCCTGCAGCAAGGTGCGCAACTGCTGGCGGGTGGCAAGCGCATGGGCGATAGCGGGAATTTCTGGGCGCCCACGGTGCTGGCAGAGGTTCCGCTGACCGCCAGAGTCTTCAATGAAGAACCCTTTGGACCGATTGCTTCCATTCGGTCCTTTACCGATCTGCAGGAGGCCATCACTGAAGCGAACCGCCTGCCATTCGGTCTGGCCGGCTACGGCTTCACCGAGTCGCTCAAGCATGCGGATCTGCTGTCGCGCAAGGTGGAGGTGGGAATGATGTGGCTGAACATGCCGGCCTCTACCAGCCCGGAGCTGCCATTTGGTGGCCTCAAGGACTCCGGTTATGGCTCGGAGGGCGGCCCCGAAGCCCTGGACGCCTATCTGAGCGTCCGCTCCGTCGTCGTTCGCAACCATTGA
- a CDS encoding acetolactate synthase large subunit, translating to MNGAKSLVQTLLAAGIDTCFANPGTSEMHFVAALDQVPGMKCVLGLQENVVTGMADGYYRLAGKPACTLLHCAPGLANGMGNLHNARRARSGIVNIVGDQAVYHRPFDAPLTGDTAGMAQTVSAWVHTSTSTPDLGRDAVEAVRAASTYPGQIATLILPADVSWQEGGVVGQPLQAPQPPAIDGGAVERAARTLRDNSDVLILLAGPAVLAQGQALAWRVAQATGASVMASYVTSHVARGRGNMQLERVPYNMEAAIKALERFRQIILVNATPPVGFFGYPGMPSIQHRSDAVFHTLSRPDQDPVEALQALVKALGAPEVRMPDPGPRPEVVRGAPTPEGLAQTLAALMPENAIISDESISYGRGFYKFTHAAPAHDWLHLAGGAIGDGMPVATGAALGAKKQRRVINLQADGSAMYSLQSLWTQAREQLPVTTIILNNSKYNILIGEYANVGATPGETAMSMLDLGNPALDWVRMANGMGVDAARATTLEACAELMTRSFDKQAPFLIELMI from the coding sequence ATGAACGGAGCCAAGAGCCTGGTGCAGACATTGTTGGCAGCAGGCATCGATACCTGCTTTGCCAATCCCGGAACCAGTGAAATGCATTTTGTGGCCGCACTCGATCAGGTGCCAGGCATGAAGTGCGTGCTGGGTTTGCAGGAGAACGTGGTCACCGGCATGGCCGACGGTTATTACCGCCTGGCAGGCAAGCCCGCCTGCACCTTGCTGCACTGTGCGCCCGGTTTGGCCAACGGCATGGGTAATCTGCACAACGCGCGCCGCGCGCGCAGCGGCATCGTGAACATCGTGGGCGATCAAGCGGTGTACCACCGTCCTTTCGATGCACCTTTGACGGGGGACACCGCAGGCATGGCGCAGACGGTCTCCGCCTGGGTGCACACCAGTACCAGCACGCCAGACCTGGGCCGCGATGCGGTGGAGGCGGTGCGTGCCGCCAGCACCTACCCCGGACAGATCGCCACCTTGATCCTGCCGGCCGATGTGTCGTGGCAGGAGGGCGGAGTGGTGGGCCAGCCCCTGCAAGCACCGCAGCCACCGGCCATTGATGGCGGGGCGGTGGAGCGTGCCGCACGCACGCTGCGTGACAACTCCGATGTGCTGATTTTGCTGGCAGGCCCGGCCGTGCTGGCCCAGGGGCAGGCGCTGGCCTGGCGGGTCGCGCAGGCCACCGGTGCCAGCGTGATGGCCAGCTATGTCACCTCCCATGTGGCACGCGGGCGCGGCAACATGCAATTGGAGCGGGTGCCTTACAACATGGAGGCTGCCATCAAGGCCTTGGAGCGCTTTCGCCAGATCATCCTGGTGAACGCCACGCCTCCCGTGGGTTTCTTTGGCTACCCCGGCATGCCCTCTATCCAGCACCGTAGCGATGCGGTTTTCCATACGCTTTCCCGCCCCGACCAGGACCCGGTCGAAGCGCTGCAGGCATTGGTCAAGGCGCTGGGCGCGCCCGAGGTGCGCATGCCCGATCCGGGGCCACGTCCCGAGGTCGTGCGTGGCGCCCCCACACCCGAAGGACTGGCGCAGACGCTGGCGGCATTGATGCCCGAAAACGCCATCATTTCCGATGAAAGCATCTCCTATGGGCGGGGCTTTTACAAGTTCACGCATGCCGCGCCGGCGCATGACTGGCTGCACCTGGCCGGGGGCGCCATCGGGGATGGCATGCCCGTGGCCACAGGCGCTGCACTGGGGGCGAAAAAGCAGCGCCGCGTGATCAATCTGCAGGCCGATGGATCGGCCATGTATTCGCTGCAGTCGCTTTGGACGCAGGCGCGCGAGCAACTGCCGGTGACGACCATCATCCTCAACAACAGCAAATACAACATCCTCATTGGCGAGTACGCCAACGTCGGCGCCACGCCGGGTGAAACGGCAATGAGCATGCTGGATCTGGGTAATCCCGCGCTGGATTGGGTGCGCATGGCCAACGGAATGGGTGTGGACGCCGCCCGGGCGACCACGCTGGAAGCCTGTGCCGAGCTGATGACGCGCAGCTTCGACAAGCAAGCGCCGTTTCTCATCGAATTGATGATCTGA